One window from the genome of Aeromonas sp. FDAARGOS 1405 encodes:
- the ettA gene encoding energy-dependent translational throttle protein EttA has protein sequence MAQFIYTMNRVGKVVPPKRHILKNISLSFFPGAKIGVLGLNGAGKSTLLRIMAGIDTEIEGEARPQPGIKIGYLPQEPKLDPEQTVREAVEEAVGEVKRAMARLDEVYAAYADPDADFDKLAREQGELEAIIQAQGGHNMENQLERAADALRLPAWDAKIKHLSGGERRRVALCRLLLEKPDMLLLDEPTNHLDAESVAWLERFLHDYEGTVVAITHDRYFLDNVAGWILELDRGEGIPWEGNYSSWLEQKDARLAQEASSEAARRKSIEKELEWVRQNPKGRQAKSKARMARFEELNTNDYQKRNETNELFIPPGPRLGDKVVEVANLRKSYGDRVLIDDLSFSIPKGAIVGIIGPNGAGKSTLFRMMSGQEQPDSGTITLGDTVVLASVDQFRDSMDDKKTVFEEVADGQDILRIGNYEFPSRAYIGRFNFKGSDQQKRVGELSGGERGRLHLAKLLQTGGNVLLLDEPTNDLDIETLRALENALLEFPGCAMVISHDRWFLDRIATHILDYQDEGKIEFFEGNFTEYEEWKKKTYGAEAIQPHRAKYKRIAK, from the coding sequence ATGGCTCAATTTATTTACACCATGAACCGGGTCGGCAAGGTAGTGCCGCCCAAGCGTCATATTCTCAAGAACATCTCCTTGAGCTTCTTCCCGGGCGCCAAGATCGGCGTGCTGGGTCTGAACGGCGCCGGTAAATCGACCCTGCTGCGCATCATGGCGGGCATCGACACCGAGATCGAAGGGGAAGCCCGCCCGCAACCCGGCATCAAGATTGGCTACCTGCCGCAGGAGCCGAAGCTGGATCCGGAGCAGACAGTACGCGAAGCGGTCGAAGAGGCCGTTGGCGAAGTGAAGCGCGCCATGGCCCGGCTGGACGAGGTCTATGCGGCCTACGCCGACCCGGATGCCGACTTTGACAAGCTGGCCCGCGAACAGGGCGAGCTGGAAGCCATCATCCAGGCTCAGGGCGGCCACAACATGGAAAACCAGCTGGAGCGGGCGGCCGATGCCCTGCGCCTGCCGGCATGGGATGCCAAGATCAAGCACCTCTCCGGTGGTGAGCGCCGCCGTGTGGCACTGTGCCGTCTGCTGCTGGAAAAGCCGGACATGCTGCTGCTGGACGAACCGACCAACCACCTGGATGCGGAATCCGTGGCCTGGCTGGAGCGCTTCCTGCACGACTACGAAGGCACTGTAGTGGCCATCACCCACGACCGTTACTTCCTCGACAACGTGGCGGGCTGGATCCTGGAACTGGACCGCGGCGAAGGTATCCCGTGGGAAGGCAACTACTCCTCCTGGCTGGAGCAGAAGGACGCCCGTCTGGCGCAGGAAGCAAGTTCTGAAGCTGCCCGTCGCAAGTCCATCGAGAAAGAGCTGGAGTGGGTTCGTCAAAACCCGAAAGGGCGTCAGGCCAAGTCAAAGGCCCGTATGGCTCGCTTCGAAGAGCTCAACACCAACGACTACCAGAAGCGCAACGAGACCAACGAGCTGTTCATTCCGCCCGGACCGCGCCTCGGCGACAAGGTGGTGGAAGTGGCCAACCTGCGCAAATCTTACGGTGATCGGGTGCTGATCGACGATCTCTCCTTCTCCATTCCGAAGGGTGCCATCGTCGGCATCATCGGCCCGAACGGTGCCGGTAAGTCGACCCTGTTCCGCATGATGTCGGGTCAGGAGCAGCCGGATTCCGGCACCATCACCCTGGGTGACACCGTGGTGCTGGCCTCTGTGGATCAGTTCCGCGACAGCATGGATGACAAGAAGACGGTATTCGAAGAGGTCGCTGACGGTCAGGATATCCTGCGCATCGGCAACTACGAGTTCCCGAGCCGGGCTTATATCGGCCGCTTCAACTTCAAGGGTTCCGACCAGCAGAAGCGGGTTGGCGAACTCTCCGGTGGTGAGCGCGGTCGTCTGCATCTGGCCAAGCTGCTGCAGACCGGCGGCAACGTGCTGCTGCTGGATGAACCGACCAACGATCTGGATATCGAAACACTGCGCGCCCTCGAGAACGCCCTGCTGGAGTTCCCGGGTTGCGCCATGGTCATCTCCCACGACCGCTGGTTCCTCGACCGCATCGCCACCCACATCCTGGACTATCAGGACGAGGGCAAGATCGAATTCTTCGAAGGCAACTTCACCGAATACGAAGAGTGGAAGAAGAAGACCTACGGCGCCGAGGCCATCCAGCCGCACCGCGCCAAGTACAAGCGCATCGCCAAGTAA
- a CDS encoding YgjV family protein, protein MMSLFLWSQLVVSLALLLDLLSFQLRDRRRILACLALSCALNAGHFALLGQWSAACLLLLASVRFLVSIWLVRRILMWFFMGLACAAALATYQGELSLIGLLASLLQTRAAFCPDDHQLRRWMLLGTLCWLGNNLLVGSPVAALMEGLFLVSNLVGYYRHYGRRACPGG, encoded by the coding sequence ATGATGTCGCTGTTTCTGTGGTCGCAACTGGTGGTGAGCCTGGCCTTGTTGCTCGATCTGTTGTCGTTTCAGTTGCGGGATCGTCGCAGGATCCTGGCCTGCCTGGCCCTCTCCTGCGCGCTCAATGCCGGTCACTTTGCCCTGCTCGGGCAGTGGTCGGCCGCCTGCCTGTTGCTGCTGGCCAGCGTGCGCTTTCTGGTGAGTATCTGGCTGGTTCGCCGCATCTTGATGTGGTTTTTCATGGGGTTGGCCTGTGCGGCTGCGCTGGCGACCTATCAGGGCGAACTCTCATTGATCGGGCTGCTGGCCAGCCTGCTGCAAACCCGGGCCGCGTTTTGCCCGGATGATCACCAACTGCGGCGCTGGATGCTGCTCGGCACCCTCTGCTGGCTTGGCAATAACCTGCTGGTGGGCTCTCCGGTCGCCGCACTGATGGAGGGGCTGTTTCTGGTCAGCAATCTGGTGGGCTACTACCGCCACTATGGGCGCAGGGCATGTCCGGGGGGTTGA
- a CDS encoding NCS2 family permease, which yields MNQQHQAANQAAGQGLLERLFALQGHGTTARTEVIAGITTFLTMVYIVFVNPQILSAAGMDTQAVFVTTCLIAGIGSILMGLLANLPIALAPAMGLNAFFAFVVVAGMGYSWQVGMGTIFWGAMGLLILTLLRVRYWLIGNIPLTLRVGITAGIGLLIALLGLHNAGIVVASPATMVTVGNLTSLPCLLGLLGFFLICIFSARGVHSAVLIAIVVTTGLGWLFGDVTFKGFVSMPPSIEPVFGKLDLMGSLDISLAGIIFSFMLVNLFDSSGTLIGVTNRAKLADDKGHFPRMKQALMVDSVSSVGGAFMGTSSVTAFIESSSGVAVGGRTGLTAIVVGLLFLLAIFFSPVAAMVPAYAAAGALIYVGVLMCSELTRVKWEDLTEAVPAFMTAVMMPFSFSITEGIAVGFISYCVMKAGTGRWREINPCVLVVALLFVLKFFWVDSH from the coding sequence ATGAATCAACAACACCAAGCTGCCAATCAGGCCGCCGGGCAAGGATTGCTTGAGCGCCTGTTTGCCCTGCAAGGCCATGGCACTACCGCCCGTACCGAAGTGATTGCCGGTATCACCACCTTCCTGACCATGGTCTATATCGTGTTCGTCAACCCGCAGATCCTCTCTGCGGCGGGCATGGACACCCAGGCCGTGTTCGTCACCACCTGCCTCATCGCCGGTATCGGCAGCATCCTGATGGGCCTGTTGGCCAACCTGCCGATCGCGCTGGCCCCCGCCATGGGCCTCAACGCCTTCTTCGCCTTCGTGGTGGTCGCGGGTATGGGCTACTCCTGGCAAGTGGGCATGGGCACCATCTTCTGGGGTGCCATGGGTCTGTTGATCCTCACCCTGCTGCGGGTGCGTTATTGGCTGATCGGCAACATCCCGCTCACCCTGCGGGTCGGCATCACCGCCGGTATCGGTCTGCTGATCGCCCTGCTCGGCCTGCACAACGCAGGGATCGTCGTGGCCAGCCCTGCGACTATGGTGACCGTGGGCAACCTCACCTCCCTGCCCTGCCTGCTGGGTCTGCTCGGTTTCTTCCTGATCTGCATCTTCTCCGCTCGCGGCGTCCACTCCGCCGTGCTGATCGCCATTGTGGTCACCACGGGTCTGGGCTGGCTGTTTGGCGATGTCACCTTCAAGGGCTTTGTCTCCATGCCCCCCAGCATCGAACCGGTGTTCGGCAAGCTGGATCTGATGGGCTCGCTCGATATCAGCCTCGCCGGGATCATCTTCTCCTTTATGCTGGTCAACCTGTTCGACTCCTCCGGCACCCTGATCGGCGTCACCAACCGCGCCAAGCTGGCCGATGACAAGGGCCACTTCCCGCGCATGAAACAGGCGCTGATGGTTGATAGCGTGAGCTCCGTCGGCGGCGCCTTCATGGGCACCTCCTCGGTTACCGCCTTTATCGAGAGCAGCTCCGGCGTCGCCGTCGGCGGCCGTACCGGTCTAACCGCCATCGTGGTCGGCCTGCTGTTCCTGCTGGCGATCTTCTTCTCCCCGGTCGCCGCCATGGTGCCGGCCTATGCCGCCGCTGGCGCCCTTATCTATGTGGGCGTGCTGATGTGCTCCGAGCTGACCCGAGTGAAGTGGGAAGATCTGACCGAAGCGGTACCGGCCTTTATGACCGCCGTCATGATGCCGTTCAGCTTCTCCATCACCGAGGGGATCGCAGTTGGCTTTATCTCCTACTGCGTGATGAAGGCGGGCACCGGCCGCTGGCGCGAAATCAACCCCTGCGTGCTGGTGGTTGCCCTGCTGTTCGTCCTCAAGTTCTTCTGGGTCGATAGCCACTGA
- a CDS encoding Crp/Fnr family transcriptional regulator has protein sequence MIPSPQVPSLATFLCSMGLDAALSEALCQRLPRQTLRAGQALLAQGAEQEGAFYIETGIARACHYNQDGQERCKEFYFEGELCLLYDSWLTGLPARYQLEALTELQVVRVPIALLDEPIWQPVCMALLRQQLGYKERKEAFLLLHSPEERYRELCHTFPHWPARLTQVQLANYIGISPVTLSRIRRRINTG, from the coding sequence ATGATCCCATCTCCTCAAGTTCCCTCACTGGCCACCTTTCTCTGCTCCATGGGATTGGATGCCGCCCTGAGCGAAGCCCTCTGTCAGCGTTTGCCACGGCAGACGCTGCGCGCCGGTCAGGCACTGTTGGCGCAAGGGGCCGAACAGGAGGGGGCCTTCTATATCGAAACGGGCATCGCCCGTGCCTGCCACTACAATCAGGACGGGCAGGAGCGCTGCAAGGAGTTCTACTTCGAAGGGGAGCTCTGCCTGCTCTATGACAGCTGGCTTACGGGGTTGCCCGCCCGCTATCAGCTGGAGGCGCTGACGGAGCTGCAGGTGGTGCGGGTGCCGATCGCCCTGCTGGATGAGCCCATCTGGCAGCCGGTCTGCATGGCCCTGCTGCGCCAGCAGCTCGGTTACAAGGAGCGCAAGGAGGCGTTTTTGCTGCTCCACTCCCCCGAAGAGCGTTATCGGGAGCTCTGCCACACCTTCCCCCACTGGCCTGCACGACTGACCCAAGTACAGCTCGCCAACTACATCGGCATCAGCCCGGTCACCTTGTCACGGATCCGCAGGCGCATTAACACGGGTTAA
- the mtnN gene encoding 5'-methylthioadenosine/S-adenosylhomocysteine nucleosidase → MNFIKRCSRLLTLFALFSSSIMAATPAPAPILIQGAMDVEVETLVAALKDKQELTVGAWTYWQGTLSGYPVVVSRTEVGLANAAAATTLAMERFHPRLVINQGTAGGHDPALHRGDIVIGTKSFNMGAYRSDLTSAEQGVDPSKWHNFEVTMRLRDKGKLVEHSSFGGDPELVGRALGMADRYRHGRVVAGIIGTADEWNRQVARINWLHQTYNTAAEEMETSSAALVAEAYKVPFVGIRVLSNTDLHGEEFDPQTAIHCQQFVIDYAKALINSFNKA, encoded by the coding sequence ATGAATTTCATCAAACGTTGCTCGCGCCTGCTCACGCTGTTTGCACTCTTTTCCTCCTCCATCATGGCGGCCACTCCGGCGCCAGCACCCATCCTGATCCAGGGAGCGATGGACGTCGAAGTCGAGACGCTGGTGGCCGCCCTCAAGGACAAGCAGGAGCTGACCGTCGGCGCCTGGACCTACTGGCAGGGTACCCTCTCGGGTTATCCGGTAGTTGTCTCTCGCACCGAAGTGGGGCTGGCCAATGCCGCTGCTGCCACCACTCTCGCCATGGAGCGCTTTCATCCGCGCCTCGTCATCAATCAGGGCACGGCAGGCGGCCATGATCCGGCGCTACACCGGGGCGATATCGTTATCGGTACCAAAAGCTTCAACATGGGGGCCTATCGCAGTGATCTGACGTCGGCCGAGCAGGGTGTCGACCCAAGCAAATGGCACAACTTCGAGGTCACCATGCGCCTGCGTGACAAAGGCAAGCTGGTAGAGCACTCCTCCTTTGGCGGCGATCCCGAGCTGGTTGGCCGCGCCCTTGGCATGGCCGACCGTTATCGCCACGGCCGCGTAGTTGCCGGCATCATAGGCACTGCCGATGAGTGGAACCGCCAGGTGGCCCGCATCAACTGGCTGCATCAGACCTACAACACTGCAGCAGAAGAGATGGAGACCTCCTCCGCAGCGCTGGTCGCCGAGGCCTACAAGGTGCCCTTTGTCGGCATCCGGGTGCTCTCCAATACCGATCTGCATGGCGAGGAGTTCGATCCGCAGACCGCCATCCACTGCCAGCAGTTCGTCATTGATTACGCAAAAGCACTCATCAACAGCTTCAACAAAGCCTGA
- a CDS encoding lytic transglycosylase domain-containing protein: MGNISENGLFLLLFLSLLLAGTPQAMAQGRDFRQAPKALTAIKQGQLAQQHGNLQQAIALYCVAASTGNPEGYFRIGRLLAIGPASVRSAKLANSYLAMAMRLGNRQAARYYNARIGNAPMGDQCGVGIRGGQGGYLAQFPSTPFNVDTWIAHQPPAKQKLVIMLRHAAKHHKVDARLVLAIAIAESNLESRAVSPKNAQGLMQLIPETQQRFGVTRPFDPAQNIKGGVSYLKWLDRRFNGDWVRISAAYNAGEKAVERYGGIPPYDETREYVKRVLYFAGHKQP; encoded by the coding sequence ATGGGGAACATCAGTGAAAACGGTCTGTTTTTGCTGCTTTTTTTGTCGTTGTTACTGGCAGGTACGCCGCAGGCGATGGCACAAGGCAGGGATTTCAGACAGGCCCCCAAGGCACTGACGGCGATCAAGCAGGGTCAACTGGCCCAGCAACACGGCAATCTGCAACAGGCCATCGCCCTCTACTGTGTCGCGGCCAGCACCGGCAACCCCGAAGGTTACTTCCGGATCGGTCGTCTGCTTGCCATCGGCCCCGCCTCGGTGCGCAGCGCCAAGCTGGCCAACAGCTACCTCGCCATGGCGATGCGCCTTGGTAACCGACAGGCTGCCCGTTACTACAACGCCCGTATCGGCAATGCCCCCATGGGGGATCAGTGCGGTGTCGGGATCCGTGGCGGACAGGGTGGCTATCTGGCACAATTCCCCTCCACCCCCTTCAATGTCGACACCTGGATTGCCCACCAGCCACCCGCAAAGCAAAAACTGGTCATCATGCTGCGCCACGCAGCCAAACACCATAAGGTGGATGCCAGGCTGGTACTGGCCATCGCCATTGCCGAATCCAACCTCGAAAGCCGCGCAGTTTCACCCAAGAATGCCCAGGGGCTGATGCAGCTTATTCCCGAGACCCAGCAGCGATTCGGGGTAACTCGTCCATTTGATCCGGCACAGAACATCAAGGGTGGCGTCAGTTATCTCAAGTGGCTGGATCGCCGCTTCAATGGCGACTGGGTGCGGATCTCGGCGGCCTACAATGCCGGGGAAAAAGCGGTGGAACGCTATGGTGGGATCCCCCCCTATGACGAGACCCGGGAGTATGTCAAACGGGTGCTCTACTTCGCTGGCCATAAACAGCCCTGA